The DNA segment TGCCATGTTGTTGCAGCAATTGATCAGCCATCTGTTTGGCCGTGGTGGCACTTTCTCCCGCATACTGATCTGACGAGACGACTTTGATTTCTGGGAAGTCTTCCAGGCCGGCAAGAAAGCCTTCTTCGCGCTGTTCGGTACTCTCGCTGCCAGGTAGATAGCGAAGCAGAATCACGTTCCCTTTTTCGTTGATCGATTTTGCCATCTGTTGGGCAGCCAGTTTGCCACCGTGGTAATTGTCGGTTGCGACGTAGCTGATGATTTCGGGCCCTTCATCCAGCCCGCTGTCAAAAATGACGACCGGGATTCCTTCGGCGATCGATTCCTCGACCGCGTCGACCAGGCCTCCTTTTTGATTAGGGGCAAGCACGATTCCGTCAACGTTCATCGTGATCATGTTCTTGACCGTTTCGATTTGGCTGCCGGTGTCGCTTTCGACAACAGGTCCACGCCAAATAATTTCGACGTTCCCTGCTTCGTCAGCAGCCTTTTGGGCTCCGAAGTGAACCGATTTCCAGAATTCGTGACTGGTTCCTTTCGGGATGACAGCGATACGCCGCATGCCGTCCGCGGTTGAATCCGACACTGTGGAGGAGGACGAACCGCAGCCAATAAACAAGAGAGCGGACAGACTGAGCAAGGTGAAACGCAGAGGATTCAAAACAAGGGCTCCGCTGATGAGGCAAAAAGAATGAAGCAAATGGACGTCAAGGGCCGGTTGAGTGACCGAAGCTGCCATAATAGTAATGGATGTTGCCCCTTGCCTGTATCTTT comes from the Roseimaritima multifibrata genome and includes:
- a CDS encoding ABC transporter substrate-binding protein, whose amino-acid sequence is MSDSTADGMRRIAVIPKGTSHEFWKSVHFGAQKAADEAGNVEIIWRGPVVESDTGSQIETVKNMITMNVDGIVLAPNQKGGLVDAVEESIAEGIPVVIFDSGLDEGPEIISYVATDNYHGGKLAAQQMAKSINEKGNVILLRYLPGSESTEQREEGFLAGLEDFPEIKVVSSDQYAGESATTAKQMADQLLQQHGKDLAGIFAVCEPNANGTLEALRNAGLNGKVKLVAFDTSDALIEAMSDGSCSGVVLQDPIAMGYQAVKAILAELDGKPTEAVINTGEHVATPENMKEPEIQSLLKPKILE